Sequence from the Argentina anserina chromosome 7, drPotAnse1.1, whole genome shotgun sequence genome:
AAACAGAAGAGGAAGCCATTTGTGCTAAAATACGCATGTCAAATTTCAGTATTATCATCCTTCCATGATGGGTTCACGGGTTGCTAACAATCTATGAAGGTATGAGGGAACTTCTAGGAGACAAAGACTACAATGTGACTCATGTTTTTTTACTTTTCCCAATAGTGCATCAAGGAGATAAAGATTACTACTCTTTCTATATTCCTCGAGGAGAACACTTGTTACTAAAATTCTTGATATTCTCTTATGACCTTTATGAGAGTGTGAGACTACGTTGTGAccctttattttggattcccTCACGGTCAAGGAGAGCACTGGTCACTGATATGGCTTGacttttaagagttaagacttgaactttcactgctcatctcgatatcttttacgaaaaaataaaataagccGATTGAAGgactactcttctagtcttattttttatatcaCTCGAGGCttgaggtgattaattaatcaaaaactccAGGTCAAGGAGAGCCCGAGACATCCTCAAATTGAGATAAATTTTTCtaagtgaaaattttcaaatatttctctaaaatatcgaagatatatcggatatatcgtaaatatcagagaaatatcgcagatattttatgttattggagaaatatcgcagatacgggaaaaaataagatatttacccctaaaatatatcgttttttttaaagggaGATATCGGAGGATATATCGGAAATATCGGGGAGattttgttctttgaggaAGAGTGAGAGAAGAGAGTGCGACATGGAGGGAAAAGGGAAATTGAGTACAACCCTAGCTTTTCAAGGAATAAAATTTGGGCGCGATGTTTAAGTTTTCgtcaaatatttttatgaCTGTTTATATTTGTCGGACTTGTTTCAGAGTTTGTGACACTTGAAAAACGTCATAACAAATAATATACATGATGGTTGATAAATGTCATGAAAATTTTATTCATGACAGCTTAAAAACGTCATGGACAAACTTTTTATGACGTTTAAACAACGTCATATTTTTAATGACAATCATAAAATGTCATTAAAAGTTATTGCTTATAATCAATGATGTAGTTACACATGGGCTACGGTGGCTGTAGCCCACCTTAATTACTAAAAAACTTGTCTTTCTAACTAAATTTTAgtgtaaaaatttaaattttaaatattagcCCACCCCAAATTTCTACGTATATTTCATAAATAATCGTAATTTTTTTCTAGTCCAACTGCCCTTGCTTATAATGACATTTAGTTAACGTCATAGAGTTAAGCAGAAATTTAGATCCATAACGTTTACACTTTTAAACATCATGGAAACAACATATGATGACGTTGTTATCCAAACGTCATAAATTTTCTGTCATGAAATGCTATATTTGTAGTAGCGGTTGCATATATAGTTCCTTGAGACACTTGCCCTTCAAGCTTCAACTCAACAATCATAGGTCAAAGTTCTTACAGATAAATATTCATAACTTTTTCCTAGTTGCCTTATCGATCCTTATATTCACAATATCTCCAAGGCCTGAAAGTCATATACAGTATGTAGAAGTATCAATCTGCATGATTTTTCGTGGTTATTGTAGAggcaattatatatgttatgaagAATTGGCTGATAAAATTTTCTAATGTAACAGATCAATGCATGTTTGTCGAAATATTATTACTAAACGTATATGGTAGCAAATGATGACTGATACAAGCCAGAAGGAGAGAGGTCAAGAATTCAGGATGCCAAGGACCCAAAAAGGACAACGACCTAGCTAGACCATTTTCTTTCTGGTTTGTAAAATATGgggaagacgaagaagaagatcgaAGACTAAGTGACAGTGAGACTTAGCATTATATATTTGGTTAGATACACCATCCCTTATACACCAAACAAATCGGATTTGAATAAAGTTGTTTAATTTCATCAAAAATGAGCTGTATAATTAAGAGATTCGAATAAAGAATTTGGATCTAGCTATATAGCTAAAATGGTTGTTTGTTTGGCATCTAGATACATTTATTCTTGTCAACTATATAACTACAGAGAATTTGGATTAAGCTATATGGCTAAGATGGTAGTTCATGTCATCTAATCTTTTGATCGTGTCATTGACCTGTAAATGCAACTATGAATGCATGCAACGAtgttagctagctagctgggGAACTTAAACTTTGCAGACATGTAGGCAAATAATTAAGGTTTGGTTTATGATGATGATCGACCTCGTTCATGAACTCCAGCTGGGGCTAGGAAAGTATGAAGCAATGCAAGCCATGAATTGAAGCATCTTAAACGCGCGCCTACCGGACCAGTTAAGAACAAGAATACAAGATAATGCAGATATTATTGGTTTTCGGTAAATAACAACCAAACTATTTATGATCAAATTAATTACCTTGAGCTCGAATAATGGATTTCTAGGTTACTAACTAACTTAGTACTGACCTAATTAGAATGAAGCAGGAAGTAGGAAGTAGGAACACAAGATCGACCCATGCACAATGCTCGTTGCGTTTAGAATACTTCAGATAAAGTAATGAAGAGTACATATATGGATCGGGGTAGTTTCTCTTTCTACTTCAAAAATACTTTATCCTACATTTTATACCTATACTATCAACTGTTTGACGCTTGCTGTGATTGAACGTTATTATCTTAGTCGAATTAGTAACCATGTGAACACCACGCACTGCAATATTTCATGATATTGAAAGGAGGTTTATGTACTTGGCAAGCAAACTAAGTCGACTACTGAAATCTTATTTCCTTGATTAAGTTCCTAAACGTTACTTTCATGGTGTTTTTCATGTCCCCTTAATTGTCAAACACTTGAATTGCATCGATCTATCAATAAGGACCTAGCAACTCTTTCTCCAACCTTCCCTTTGTATTCCTCCCTTTCTGTAGTAGCAGTATAGTCTTATGAACCATCCTTGTCGGATAACATTCAACTTTCAAACCATTTAATCATTCAActgtatgaaaaaaaaatggctGGCTAATGTGAATTTAACATTATCAAATTCGATAACATATATCAGATGACTGTTGTTTCCTGCCTCCAGGAGGCTCATACTGTGGCTCCAGACATGAGGCTCAGGTTTATGATTGGTTAGTGCGATGTCAGGCTACTAACTCACAGAGTTTTCCCCTTTTATTGATGAGCTTATGGGCTATATGGAGTAACAGAAATTTAAAGACATGGGATGATGATGCCAAGCCTGACTCTGTATTAATGCCCTAAATTATTGGTTGGTGGAATGAATTTAGGCAGTTGCACACTGCTTCAAGAAATCCAAGGGCTAAGGTTTGTCCTCCTTGGCAACCACCTCGGATTGGTATGCTCAAGGTGAATGTTGATGTTGCTTTTCATCTTTCTGATGGTACTTCTGGATTGGGAGGTGCAATCTGTGACCATACTGAACATTGTTTGGGCGTTTTCGCGTTTTATAGGGACCGAGCTCAGTCTCCTCTGCATGTTGAGCTCCTTCTTGTGATGGAGGGGTTGAAGATTGTTCGACGTTATGCCTTCACCCCTCTGATTATTGAATCTGACTGTCAGTTTCTAGTGGATGCAGTACAGAAAGGTACATTAGATCATTCAAAGTTTGGTTTTCTTATTGAGGATCTTCGTTGGAGTATGCGTTTAACTCATGGAGCGTGTTTGTCTCATATTAGGCGGTCGGCTAATTATGTGGCACATTCTCTTGTTAGATTAGCTTTGGTTTCAAAATCCAGTTTAGATTTTTCTAATGTAATCCCTCCGACTGTGGAGGAGATCATAATCCCTTAGCGTAATGATATTTGATCAATAAAGTAAAATTTATTCccctaaaaaaaacatatatcaGATGACTATACACGTAGTTGGTAGCCTATAGTTAGATGATTAGAAAAACATAAAGTACGTGGTCTAAACTAGTAAGTAAAAATAGTGATAGAAGTGTTTGACAACTGCTAAAGAAAGTCGAGTGACGTATAATTTAGAACACCAATTTCATTAATTGTTCTTCGATCATATTTCAACATAAGACATAATTACGTAGAAGCAAACCATAAATTGTAgatggaagaagagaagagaaaatcTTCATGAAAATGTATAAAACATGAACAGCCCAAGTTTTGGTCTCTTAAGGGACAATAGTTTTGAAGCTAGAATTGTCCACGCTCATAGGTGTTCTTATTAGTCGACCCTTTCCCAAGTTCCTAGCTAGTTCTCATTATTTAtccatttttgttttgtcAGGAAATCTTCTGACTCTATTCTCATGTCGTGTGGGGTTGTGTTTAAGTCGTACGTATAGGTCAAGGTCAACAATGAAGCAGCCGTATTTGGTGTCGTATTCATCTCCTTCAAAAACCCAGTAAGGAGCTTAGTTGACACTGCTTATATAATTTACAAGGTCGTCGATTCTTGATTAGTCTAATGCATAAGTAACCATGATCACTAGATCAGGATGAGAATTACACGCAACTGCATATAATGTTATCTCACGGATTACATATGTGGCTTACATAATTAAGTTGTGTAAATTTCTCTGCAAGTTCTGGGTTAATAGACCAGtttgaagaagaggaagaaaaacaaaaactatatTATCCCCATGGAGTTCACATTAGGCAAGTCATGGGGGTGTGCATCTACTTTGTTTTCTACTACTTTTTATCAACTGATTTCCACAAGAAACTAAGAGCTAgatcttgtttatgttgatctatCTATTAAAAGCATATTTGGAGTGATCGACTTCGATAACACTAGCTTTTCTCCAATTAGTTTTCTACTAATTAAAATTGCTTTTTCCAAGTGACTTATTCCCCAagaaattaattaagataAGCTATTCGCTCTGTTATGATAATACACTCATACAATATGGATCGAGTGATTGATTTTTctggtaaaattatttttactatATGATAATAAAAAGTTGAGGGAAACTCTTCATGCAAGATATGCCAAGGCTGGTTTGATAACAAATTGGAAAAAAGTTAGTGTTATCGAAATCGATCACTCCAAATATGCTTCTAATAGAtggatcaacataaacaagatcTAGCTGTTGGTTTCTTGTGGAAATCAATTGATAAAAAGTAGTCTTTGTTGAATCCGCTATCTATATGTAGTTCGTAATTAAAGTCTTTGGCTCGCTCTTTGTTGAACaccaaaaaaacacaaaatcacTCTATATTTTTAACATACGCGAGCATACAAATTTATGCCACGAAGAATACAATAACACAATAACATGAAAACATGCCACAAACCCATCCAAACCTCCTGAAAAATTCTATAATGTGTTAATGCATGATGACATGGTCACATGGATTTAGCTTAAAACTGTCAAAATAAGTCATTAAAGTAACAATATTGGTCTGAATAGTCCCCAAACAATTCGATAGTTCGGTAAATTGAACCAATATCAAACGTCTTATATGCATGTCAAAgtaactatatttattttttctcatACAAATATACAAGACGTCGTATCAGTTTTTCTATTTAATCATATGAGTCAATTACTTCCCCccatatgaaatgaaataatgaaatatgatTCGTGCTCTAGTGCCCAAGATTATTACCAATAACTCAAAGGGGAGCTTAGCACGATGACTATTTGCATTAGAAAATCGACTGCCTATATATCCTTGATGAATGATATTTAACACCATTGGCTAGTACAAGTACAAGAGAAAGTGAGATGATCACACTACCATACCAAATCCAAACATCACACCAACTATacaaaatatacacaatacaAATCCAATACATAGACAATTAATGTTCTGCCGATGCTAACAAAACAAACCACCTTCCTTTATCCACCCAACAAAACCAACAACCTTCATTCAAAACAATAATACCATTCCCTTGGGAAGaggttatatttatatatacttcCACGTCTTAAAAAACCTGCATGCCAAGAGTGTGGAAGAAGTAATACCATGCCAGAAAGACGGAGTAAAACCCAAGTGTGACAATAATAAAATGACCTAAACAGATAGTGGTATACTTACATAACGTAGATATAAGATATAGCAGCATTAATCAAAAGGGTAATGCTAAGGTTATGCCAATACTATAATAGCATATAGTACACACTAATATTTGCATCATTCCCATTTTGCAGATCATGTTTTCTGCACAACAATTTGATCGATCATAtgtttatttttgatattatCAATCTTCGATCAAGTGCCCAAAAAATATGATTGTCAAATGCTAATTTAATTTGGTCAATACATTAAACAACTAAGAATTAATCAGATGCTTGCTCCACTAGAGATCCGTTGCTTTAGTTAAGTCAGTTTACCTGAAAAACTGATCTGAATCTCATTGACCTGTTCATGTGGAGTTGGGAGGAGTAGGAAACGGCGTCGTGTTGTTGATACTTGATACTTAATCCACGGCCTCACTCTCACAGGGTTCGTATCTTCTTGGCAAGGGCTTCATTAATGTTCAGAAAATGAAGTATGTGAAACATCCTGGTAATAATTGTTCTCATTCAATTCTGCGTTTGCAAGTATTTGCATACAAAAGGAAATATAATCTATATATCAGTCCTGGTCCAAACTTGTTCCGTTTCAAGTAACCAAATAGTGTAACtaatttcactttttttttttactaaaatTGTCAAATCATTCATGCCACCAGACGTAAGTATCTATATCTCATTCATTAGTGCTTTGAGATGATCTAGTGTCCAAGAAATTAACAAATTCACAAATGAAACCGTATTTTAATCGTTCACGTAATTAAGAGCCGTTAGACTAGTCATTGTTTGTCATGTGTCACGTACGGTTAATCCAATAACTCCCAAACTCAATTTCCGTTTTCGAGACTTGAGAGCAAGTGAGCAACACAACACCAGTTACAACACGAATGGAAGAGTTCTAGTTGCGAGCGGAGATATGGGTTTCCATGTCTGTAAGGGCATGCCCGTGATTCACACCCGACCTCTCCACAGGGGCAAGCATTTACTCATTGGCGTAGCTAAATAGAGACCAGACCCTCCTCACTATCTTCACAATTATGTTATGTCttggatttttgtttttatcttaGTGCAATTAAGCCATTTGTTTTACTTTGTCCCTTCTAATGTGATAACatatctaattacttttaattaatttataaaattgaaGTAAATCAATGTATTTTTTAATAGAGAATAAGAGTAAAGCTTTTTCTCTCCTTGATTTGGTTTACCTCATACATACTTATagtattcccccccccccctaaatttgttattatttaaaaaattattagcAATCAACTTAAACTTACATAGTTAGCTCATttaatttgtaaaataagtAGCTATACGTGTAAATTTAAACATTTTAAACAAATTTCCTGGCTACTGCATTTACTCCTTCGCATTTACACCACCAGTTCACCACCGGTTTCTGTACCACCACAAGTATCCCCCGAAATTACTATACTAAGCCCACAGCCTCACACCAACTCCATCAGTGACTGTCCGTTCTCggtaccaccaccaccactccaCCACCGCAGCTCACCAGAGGAACCCCACGCGCGAGTCACGTGCTTCGTTCCCACGTGCGaacctcctcttcttctcacGTGTCGCTCCCCCCACATTTCCCtcttctttttcccttcgttTTCTTTCCGATGCCATTAAATACGAAaccaaacacacatttataaCGTCGCCCTccccctccccccccccctctctctctctctctctctctcacacttCTCTCTATGACGTCAGCCATGTCCGGATATCCACCGCCGCCCCCGTCACCGCCGTTACCAACCTCCTCCACACCTCACCGCTCACTAAGCTTCAAGACTCTAAGCCCGAGCATTCTCATCATCCTCCTTATCGTCATCGTCACCGTCGTGGCTTCGTTCTCCCTCTGCCGCATCCTCCGCTGCATCAACAACCGCTTCCTCCGCCACGTCACTCCCTCCTCCTCTGGCGAAGACGTCGCTTCCGCCAACCGCTTCTCCAGCCGGCGAGTCTCTCCGGCCGAATCCGCCGATCCCGTCGCCGCGCTCCCGGTCTTCACCTTCTCCGCCATCAAGCGCCGCCGCGAGTCGTCCGCGGCCGTCGTCTCCGCCGACTGCGCCGTCTGCCTCTCTAAGTTCGAGCACGACGATCAGCTCCGGTTGCTCCCCTTGTGCTGCCACGCGTTCCACGTATCGTGCATCGACACGTGGCTCCACTCGCAGCAGACCTGCCCGCTCTGCCGGTCGCCGATTTCGGCGTCGGACTCGGAGCTCATGACACTCGTCGAGAATGCAGGCTCCTCTGCCCGCGCCGGCGGCGACAGCTTCCGCCTCGAAATCGGCAACGTCAGCCGCCGCCAAACGACGATGACGAACTCGAGCTCGCGCCGCTCCTACTCAATCGGATCGTTCGACTACCTCGTCGACGACGACTCGGAGGTCCAGCTAACGAATGCCAGAAACGGCTCGTCGGACCGCAAAGAAGAGGTCCTCGTCGTCGTCGGCAACCTCCCGCCGCCGCTGCCTTCGGAGGCGAGTCTAGCCGCTGACGTGGCAAACGGCCGGAGCTGGCTCAAGGAATTCGTGGACAGACTTTCCAGCTCTTCTTTACGAAGCTCGGGGAGATTCTTCACCGGTAGTAGCCGTCGGAGCGAGACTCCCGTCCCGGGAGACTGGATATCGGAGTCCGGCCAAGTCGGCGTCGAGTTCTCCGAGTACTTCCGGTGGTTATCGGAGGTATGAGTTTTTACTAGTAGTTAAAGTACGAACCGTAAATACTCCCCCCAACTCATTTTGGATTAGTTTTGGCAGAGCACacatcatgatgatcatttgatttcagttttttttttttttgctagaTACATGTTCTTCGTCTGTGCGATTAAATTTAGAGCTAGAATTTTTACTGATCAAATCTCAGTGATATTATTTCTTGGTAGAAATCGGAATTTGTTTACGAAAAAAGGGTTCCAGTATAGTTAATGAGCTCATCAACTTCTctgtttttaactttttattCATTCACTTCTGCTTCCCACAGTCAGGACTGAGATTTCAGATTTGCGACAGTGCACTAAAATCTGCAAGTCGGCACTTACTAGAGCTCAATACGCCACCGTTTTGTTATTCGTGGTCGAAATCTAGAATTGGCAAAACAGAAACCCCCTCATAGTAAATGGGTGTAGACGTGTAGTTAAGAGTTAGATCACTACTCTGTTAATTTTCGTATTAATTTAGTATAGATCAATGTAAGTTATATATCCTGCATCTGACGGTTGACAAcgaatattattattttggcataaatgccgatttgcaccccaaacttagttgaaattgtcaatttacacctcgaacttgcatttgagtcaatttacctcctaaacttggtaaaaattgccgatttgcaccacatccgttaaattaactgcttttatccaattttgcgtcacatgtaatgcatttaaggggtaatattgtcattatatatttattcatattgaataatgaaataaattaataaaattacttaagaggaacacttactacaatgtttgttttttcgaaacatgttattgatttatatatttattattttatgtgatatggtatgttaaaagatattagaaaaatataaataaataaatacattgaaaattaaaaataaatgtgtgttccgagagaattactattctaccattgtgtgtcttagccttattaggtttcctgatagagatagattcacatctctgtaatagattaggactccgaatcctacggaattgtggttatgtaatgcccatatattggcctcattatcaatcaataaacggttacgttctgttctattacgtcgttattattctcgttttgttcatcctccaacaatgtgtacatataaaaatatatttatacacaacacactatatttgaatggtgggtatattgaatatataattcaaagtagggttaagtaggtagaaaaaaagatgtaaataaataatttgattaacaaaataatcctcattttaaataatatttttatttgtttttaagaaaaatataaatagaaaataacaacattacccctcatgtgcatgacatgtgacgcaaaattggataaaaacagttaaatttaacgaatgtggtgcaaatcggcaatttttaccaagtttaggaggtaaattgactcaaatacaagttcggggtgtaaatcggcaatttttaccaagtttaggaggtaaattgactcaaatgcaaggtcaaggtgcaaattgacaatttcagccaagtttggggtgtaaatcggcatttatgcttATTATTTTTGACCCCACTCATAAAATAATAtcaaccgtcggatgtgagatgtataacatacattgatgtatattagaatttttCATCTTGTTCTATGGTCTTATTCCCAATTTGACTgccgttatatatatatatatatgcaatagAAAAAAATGCGGATTGCGTTTGCTGTTCACGAATCCTTGCTTTGCTTGCAATTGtgatcgaaaaaaaaaaagaatggggAAGGACAAATCGGTGCTAGCAAAGAGACCAAGATTTGGGGGTGAGGTAGAGCTTTTCAATATTCCAAATATAGAAGATTACAAGTGCTTTAAAAGCCTTTTCTTGGTCTCCTTCTTTCTATAAGCTTATGTGCAACATTGATTTTTGGCTTCCTCCATTTTTGTAGTGGCAATAATCACAAAGTATAGTTTGGATTGTGATTGTCTTATCTTTGTGATGAAACAAAACCAAGCTTTGATGGTGAGGGTTTAGTGGATCaaatcttttctttctttcacaGTTGTGATATGGGATCAATTTTGGTGTCTGTCGACATTAGCTTTTTGTTAATTAGACGTAGCAATTTTGTTCGGCTAATTTGAGGCCAAAATGTACATCATGTTGGAGACGAAGCTTCTATCACTAAAGCGCTTATTCCATTTTACATTTTAAGTTTGAGAAAATCTTGATGTATATATAGGTAAGCTCTCTAGACACAATGATACCGGCGTCTTCAACTTGAGAGCACAACTCTAGAACAAAATTATCTTCACAACGAAACTAGATATCATTTCCCGGCAACATTAGGGATATAGGcttcatatttcatcaaaaaaTGATTAAGGAATTTCTTACTATGCCTACGCTATCCAAAAGACAAACATGCATGGTGGGAAACATTTCTAAAATCACTTATTCAATTATcttcctagctagctagctacacGCTACAGGATGATTAAAGTCATATTGACTATGGAGTATTGACCTAATCTTAAGTGGAGTTTAACTATAATATTGACTAGTGCATAATCCTAAATTTCAGAATTCTGTTTTAGTAATGACAAAAATGATTTATGTTATATGGTCCTAACCATTGGATATGGTTAGCTAGATATTATACCGGAGACGAATTCATCTTAGCCAGACAGAAAACCCTCCTGCTAGATTTTCTTGATCAGAAATAACCAAAACTGGCATGGAATAAAAGCCTCCATTTCTTCCTCTctcccatatatatatatatatatctttattcATTCATAGATGCTATGGTTGAATACTTGAATGACACCAAAGTGTTGGTCTTTATTTTACACTATGTATTAGGTGGAGAGATGCCTTACCCAAATTGATTACTATTAAACGAAGCTGTTAATTAGCTTCTTGTACGGAAAAGGAAGGAAGAGAGGAAGAAATGGAGGCTTTTGTTCCAGTACCTTATCCATGAGTTTGATGAGTCAATTGactcaaaaaaaaagtgtGTGATGAGTCATGACATTCATCTTTGAATATATAGCAACAAAAAACATGAATGGTACGCATGAATGTTTTAGACTTCATCATCTTGAAGACATCTGCCAAGGATTTAAGCACGAAAACGGGTTTCCTGCTCTAGATTTTTTTACATGGAAATGCATAGTTGCCTGTATTAACGGCTCAGCTTGTGACCATCGTAATGAAATCAAATGTACATATATGTATAGTCATCAACTATATCATCTCAGTGCTctaagttatatatatttgaaaccGTAGATGAGTAGATATGATATGCTCTTGCGTTCCTCTTGCTGTCTTTAGGTGTCTCATGCATGGCTGCATGGTCTCTCTTTGTAGAGCCACACAACCTTTTCGAATCGCTTCGGGTACCATGTTTTACTCTTTTGCACCTACTGAACAATTGGGACTTCAGGCTCTTAATTATTGTATTTACATTCGGGATTATATACAATGTGAGGGATCAAGTGTTCTGCATTCACGTATCTTCACATACATGTGCATAATGTAATCTAAAATATTCATCTTAACCATGACTTAGAAATGAGATCAGATATCTCTAGAGTTTGTCATGCATGCACATGCACATATGGTAATTAttaaactctctctctctctctctctctctcagacaATTACGTTCATCTGAAAGGAAACAGAGAAAACAAAGAGAAATGAAACAGGGAAATAGAATCTTGTATTAGAGTAATTGTCTTAGTTACAAATACAGTATAAAACCAGCTATATAGGCTAAAGCTAGAGAGCACTGATTACTGATTGCATACACATGGCACAGATCAATGGTCATTATGAGACATGAACTAGTAAGAGTATGTACTCCTAAGTGCTAACATCATCTACCCAAGCAAACCATGCATATAGAGAAACGAGAAAATGTAGACCACCAGGTTACTTCATTTGTAATTGTTTCATATGCGTCCAATTAAAATGTTCTATTTGatcaaatatttattattaattattatatTCATGCATGTATTAGTGATGAGTCATTAGTTGTAAAATTTCGTTTTACACCTAAATGATTGTCTTTAGCTAATCATATATGAACATAGAAGAACCATATTTTGATAAAGAACTTACTGATATAATACTCCAAGTATAAATGCCAAGCTAGCGCAAGTAACCTTTCCCTTTTATGAAGCAGAGTCAATTAACATTAACTAAACTAATCAAACCTAATAATGAGATAATATGGCCATATGGGGCATTGCGGCTTCACACTTTTGGTGATCATCACTACTTTTAACTGTACATTTTCTAAGGGAATTTGACCTGAACGCAAAACAATGCTAAACTACTACTTTCGATTGCTTTGGAAACATTATCAAAATGAAAGTAATATATGACATTGTTCACAGCAAAGTTTTTCAGCTCAAGAAATTCTTCACCCACTTTAGTCCTTGGAAAGTTTACGACTTACCCATTAATCAAGATGAATGCCAATATTGGCATCTATTCTGATCCAGCCTTTACTTTCCCTATTCAAATGAATTCACATAAACTCAGAGGACTGATAATGTTGAATAATATTGATCATTGCTTATACCAGAAGAAAGGGAAGCCGAGGAAGAGAGTAATTGGACTCAGGTGTGCTGCACCCTGAAGCCCAGCAGAACATTAAAATTTGAGGATTGAAAACCTGCAGCTTCAGCTACCTCATTAAAAGTGGAAGCAACTCAATCAGGAGGCCTCTTGATGTgggtgtgtatatatatgaaaaagaaTTAATAGGTAGGAAAGTTGAATCGAATAGAATATGATGGCAACTTTTCTCCCAAATAAGAAGCAGCAACAGTGTTGCAGTCAAATATATGGAATGGTTGCTTCAGTGGGACTCCTGGCATGCTTCTGAAAACAATGATGTTGCTCTTTTATATTCAATGGGAAGCATATGTGTGCTAGGATTTGCTCATGGCCTTTTTAGGTTATATGACAGGGACACCTAAAAAGATATAACTTATAACTCATACAATTATGAACCACCTTGTG
This genomic interval carries:
- the LOC126802914 gene encoding E3 ubiquitin-protein ligase ATL4: MSGYPPPPPSPPLPTSSTPHRSLSFKTLSPSILIILLIVIVTVVASFSLCRILRCINNRFLRHVTPSSSGEDVASANRFSSRRVSPAESADPVAALPVFTFSAIKRRRESSAAVVSADCAVCLSKFEHDDQLRLLPLCCHAFHVSCIDTWLHSQQTCPLCRSPISASDSELMTLVENAGSSARAGGDSFRLEIGNVSRRQTTMTNSSSRRSYSIGSFDYLVDDDSEVQLTNARNGSSDRKEEVLVVVGNLPPPLPSEASLAADVANGRSWLKEFVDRLSSSSLRSSGRFFTGSSRRSETPVPGDWISESGQVGVEFSEYFRWLSEV